A window from Brachionichthys hirsutus isolate HB-005 chromosome 4, CSIRO-AGI_Bhir_v1, whole genome shotgun sequence encodes these proteins:
- the LOC137917980 gene encoding LOW QUALITY PROTEIN: regulator of G-protein signaling 3-like (The sequence of the model RefSeq protein was modified relative to this genomic sequence to represent the inferred CDS: substituted 1 base at 1 genomic stop codon) yields the protein MEASICNRKRPSGGAVLQLHDEAHHQPPAVKRRCREAREERRRTTGGCKENRGPGDIPLRNTRTQREHRRXAQTGSGLRSAGEVQSCRADVRQAVIRKTKIPVWTKEPQPVQHQTNPGPTETQNDQRRSTWIARTKSNSEVRTRTRTRSTERRRSTAGLVSGHSREDRSRRRRLERIPGPETYIGEGEVLRTRTRSEGITKERRRTKIRPAVFRGRGQLRLSVVPEEGHIVIHVHEARGLMGKSQKSCDSYVKLAMTSDRSVTMTTPAVLNTKNPQYQQKFKLCVRDDLVLSRLLISVFSRCTHLIGCMSFGIKSLVSSSKLVTGWFYLLREEIGQRKHLRVTSQQSKPIRSLKDGAAEDLTPPFADLRKTPDSTPDTDLNNIATTSKLSNSTSTSTSTAGLKDLTNHSLQKLKPTNINYGSYVSTLYANADQHQAIRNSGMTQRLMVNIVRGQDGFGFTICSDCPVRVQAVDSGGPAHQSGLRQGDSVLQLNGLPVETWKCADLAHTIRSCASQIALVVWRGLPELRSGCEALLRPPAQNTATSRKLLTQPPRSKHGRRRGQRSGVRSSFGALGSLWRDGKEEEEEEEDEEEQEYSPRTTTLKGTRVTSSHGDNYIILSPVNAGGQLLQPVYHDRNGTIGRLYQTQPSRGHNLLQDPRPGSPPLPFPGRTATLPPRTSTSSSSTPPSNYGNYQNCTIVQSHLPCSSFGTYVSLAPKTLIFPIFVQPLDLCSADRTLLMAEEMVLHQPDLLPAKVTVLIYSDLLLFTREDDAGRCHVLQSPLYLNALQLREAASEPLLLHLLQCCQSGWRCLFSLEAFTVEQKVRVSLCLHDNIHLHLVATETRHVHQLSDIPPDFGLLSLREADLLYCPSSPFSSSGLPQLSPSSPYSSFCDPPRPPSPSPFNRSSPSSSTTPPPPFSSVSPYISSSSPPTGNVPIPSQLLPPPPALSSTTQKSPVWKERGSAEEDEEERKKRRRDEMVEERQQGEGESASETSENVGGVGGRGLQISPHHFNMMEEEEEESDEEGGRSEELTSTYRAEGLRRSLSEGSLLQQPRSPRFLSDSTIHRLTCPASSDRVPTPRRPSIHTLKKQLTREGGSLHHMLLLLNGAKDGDFRNLELRKKTKTLAADVRSRLPFLRRRKNSTSVHGNSLEKALRNNRPSTKEVLRWAESLEVLLTNNYGLAVFRHFLRSEFSEENLDFWLAVETFKRTCPLSKMATKAAKIYEEFISASAARQVNVDSSVRETTNQSLHFDINPASFQLAQDQIFSLMETDSYPRFLKSRLYAQLANQGTQTMAESAGSG from the exons TGGATCGCACGGACAAAGTCCAACTCTGAG gtcaggaccaggaccaggaccaggtccACAGAGAGGCGACGAAGTACTGCAGGTTTGGTCTCCGGTCACTCCAGAGAGGACAGATCCAGAAGGAGGAGGTTGGAGAGAATCCCGGGTCCAGAGACCTACATAGGAGAGGGGGAGGTTCTAAGAACCAGGACCAGGTCTGAGGGGATTACTAAAGAGAGGAGAAGGACCAAGATCCGCCCAGCTGTGTTCAGAGGGAGAG gtCAGCTAAGGCTGTCGGTCGTTCCAGAGGAAGGACACATTGTCATTCATG TTCACGAGGCCAGAGGGCTGATGGGAAAATCCCAGAAGTCATGTGACTCCTACGTCAAG CTGGCCATGACATCTGACCGCAGCGTCACCATGACGACTCCAGCTGTTCTGAACACCAAGAACCCACAATACCAACAGAAGTTTAAAct gtgtgtcAGAGATGACCTTGTCCTAAGCAGGTTGTTGATTTCAGTGTTCAGCAG GTGCactcatctgattggctgcatgaGCTTTGGGATTAAGTCTCTTGTCTCATCCTCAAAG CTTGTCACCGGTTGGTTCTACCTGCTGAGGGAGGAAATAGGGCAGAGAAAACACCTGagagtgacatcacagcagagcaaGCCAATCAGGAGTCTGAAGGATGGGGCTGCAGAGGACCTAACACCGCCCTTCG CAGACCTGAGAAAGACTCCGGATTCCACTCCGGATACCGACCTGAACAATATCGCCACCACATCCAAGCTGTCAaacagcaccagcaccagcaccagcaccgcTGGACTCAAAGACCTGACCAACCACAGCCTTCAGAAGCTCAAACCCACCAACATCAACTACGGTAGCTATGTCTCCACGCTGTACGCCAACGCGGACCAGCACCAAGCCATCCGAAACAGCGGCATGACCCAGCGACTGATG GTGAACATTGTTCGAGGCCAAGATGGTTTTGGATTCACGATCTGTTCTGACTGTCCAGTCAGAGTCCAGGCTGTAGACTCAG gtggTCCGGCTCATCAGTCTGGTCTCCGTCAGGGAGACTCTGTCCTGCAGCTCAATGGACTTCCTGTAGAGACCTGGAAGTGTGCAGACCTCGCCCACACCATCAG gagttGTGCATCTCAGATTGCGTTGGTGGTGTGGAGAGGTTTACCTGAACTCAGGTCAGGATGTGAAGCTTTGCTCCGACCACCAGCGCAAAACACG GCAACCAGCAGGAAACTACTGACTCAGCCTCCTCGCAGTAAACATGGCCGCagacgaggtcagaggtcgggggTCAGGTCAAGTTTTGGGGCTCTTGGTTCTCTATGGAGGgacgggaaggaggaggaggaggaggaagaggatgaggaagaacaGGAGTACTCACCTCGCACCACCACACTCAAGGGCACccgagtgacatcatcacacggAGACAATTACATCATCCTTTCGCCTGTCAATGCAGGAGGACAG ctgctgcagccggtTTATCACGACAGGAACGGAACCATCG GGCGCCTGTACCAGACTCAGCCGAGCAGAGGTCATAATCTCCTTCAGGACCCTCGACCCGGATCCCCACCTCTCCCATTCCCTGGCCGTACCGCCACCTTGCCCCCACGTACCTcaacctcctcttcatcaaccCCACCCAGTAACTATGGCAACTACCAGAACTGCACCATCGTCCAATCGCATCTGCCCTGCTCCTCCTTCGGAACCTATGTCAGCCTGGCGCCCAAAACCCTCATCTTTCCCATCTTTGTTCAG CCTCTGGACCTGTGCAGTGCAGACAGAACCCTGCTGATGGCAGAGGAAATGGTTCTACACCAGCCTGATCTACTGCCTGCTAAG GTGACGGTCTTGATCTACAGTGACCTGCTGCTCTTCACCAGGGAGGATGACGCCGGACGCTGCCATGTCCTACAGAGCCCCCTGTACCTGAACGCCCTCCAGCTAAGAGAGG cGGCATcagagcccctcctcctccacctcctccagtgctgcCAGTCCGGATGGCGTTGTCTCTTTAGTCTGGAGGCGTTCACCGTCGAGCAGAAGGTCCGGGTCAGTctctgtctccatgacaacatcCATCTACATCTGGTTGCCACAGAGACCAGACATGTCCACCAG ctctcaGACATCCCCCCAGACTTTGGCCTTCTCTCCCTCCGTGAGGCAGACCTCCTTTATTGTCCGTCCTCTCCATTCTCCTCCTCTGGTCTTCCCCAACTCAGTCCCTCCTCTCCTTACTCATCCTTCTGCGACCCCCCCAgacctccctccccctctccatTCAACCGAAGCTCTCCCTCCTCGTCCACCACTCCTCCTCCGCCCTTCTCATCTGTCTCTCCatacatctcctcctcctcacctcctacTGGAAACGTCCCCATTCCATCTCAGCTTCTTCCCCCGCCTCCTGCCTTGTCCTCCACCACCCAGAAGAGCCCCGTCTGGAAGGAGCGAGGAAGtgcagaggaggatgaggaggagaggaagaagaggaggcgggaTGAGATGGTGGAGGAGCGtcagcagggggagggggagagtgCCTCAGAAACATCTGAGAATGTGGGAGGAGTCGGAGGGCGGGGCCTACAGATCAGTCCTCATCACTTCAacatgatggaggaggaagaggaggagagtgatGAGGAAGGAGGACGTTCTGAGGAGCTGACCTCCACCTACAGAGCTGAGG GTCTCCGCCGCTCCCTCTCTGAGGGTTCTCTGCTGCAACAACCTCGATCGCCCCGCTTCCTCTCTGACAGCACCATCCATCGCCTTACTTGTCCCGCTAGCTCTGACCGCGTCCCCACCCCCCGCCGCCCATCCATCCACACCCTGAAGAAACAGCTGACCAGAGAGGGGGGGTCTCTCCACcacatgctgctgctcctcaacGGAGCAAAG GATGGAGACTTCAGAAACCTTGAACTCAGGAAGAAGACCAAGACTCT AGCCGCCGATGTTCGAAGCCGCCTCCCATTTCTACGACGACGGAAGAACAGTACCAGCGTCCATGGAAACAGTCTTGAGAAAGCTCTGAGAAACAACAG accATCCACAAAGGAGGTGCTGAGGTGGGCGGAGAGTCTGGAGGTTCTGCTGACCAATAATT ACGGCCTGGCGGTGTTCCGTCACTTCCTGAGATCGGAGTTCAGCGAGGAGAACCTGGACTTCTGGTTGGCTGTTGAGACATTCAAGAGAACATGCCCCCTTAGCAAGATGGCCACCAAAGCTGCAAAAATCTACGAAGAGTTTATCTCTGCCAGCGCAGCGAGACAG GTCAACGTGGACTCATCGGTCAGagaaacaaccaatcagagcctgcaTTTTGACATTAACCCTGCCTCCTTCCAACTGGCTCAGGATCAGATTTTTAGCCTGATGGAGACCGACAGTTACCCGCGTTTTCTCAAGTCTCGTCTCTATGCCCAGCTGGCCAATCAGGGCACACAGACCATGGCCGAGTCAGCTGGATCAGGCtga